Part of the Niallia alba genome is shown below.
AAGCATTTTCTTTCAAAAACAATCAAATATTATCATAAATTTGACGTTTTGTGAACGTTTTTAGTAGAATTTGAATTTTCTTATTAGTTTGCCAGTCTATAATTACATGTATAATGCCCGAAACTATTTATTTTATTTATTCCATTCTTAACATCAGTAAGACCAAACCACAAGCTGCGAAAAATCGAGACAGCTAGGTTGCTGAATCTCTCCCGTAAAGGTCTGATAAGTGCACTAACCAACAGTGAGGGATAAGAAAAACCCCCACTGATAGAAGTTTTCTTTATCAATTATCGCTTATTTATGGTATTCTTTGTTCTGGTACAAAAAATATAAATAAGGAAAAGGAATGCATTTATGAAAAAGGTCTCTTATTTCTACTTGGAATTTGTAAAAATACTATTTTCTGCTGTTCTCTTGTTCGCGATTTTTGGAACAATTAACGATAGTATTATAAAAATGATTACTGGTGTCTCATTTCCCAATGCGCAATTTTTAGATGGTAAACAAGCGCTATCTGGATTGTTTATCCTTCAATACATAGGTTTTGCACTGATTTATTTTGTTATTTATAAAAACTATCTGAGTTTTATCGGATTTATGAAAAATAAACAGAGAAAAAAACTTCCACCGATATGGTCTAAATATCTCGTACTTTTTGGCATAGTTTTTATTTTGGTATTTTATATTGTTCTTCTCGTTTACTAAATTATTTTAATAGAAAGTAATTGCGTAAGAATGGATTGTATGATACTATCAAATCAATATATAGATGATTTAAATTAATAATCCACTATATATAGTTATCGAATCAATTCTTTAATCCAATGTCTCTTTTTTCGCTTCTTAGAAGCGACTTTTTTTTGCAAAACTTCCGCGATTTTATTTCTTTAATTCGCCATTTATACATAAATAGTACCAAGAAATTTAAAATCAAGCACTCGCTTGATTTGTAGAGGAAACAATCAAAAAAGCCGCTGAATTACAAATAAAGTCGGCAAGATATACAATTAACAATAAAGTGAAACATACGCTTGAGGCGGGAGTCTTACTGTCTGTTAAGGGTGGGATAAAACGAACGGGATTTTTCTGAAAAATGCTTAAAATCACCTTGAGTCCATGCAATTAGGGAAGTCGGTAGATTTCTCGATCAATAGTTATGGCTATATGTGAAGGTAAATGATGTAGATAATGAGGTTAACAAACTATAACTTTGTTAAGAGGTTCGGACGTAACTAAATCGATACTCTGTAAAGACGAATAATCTCTAATTTAGCAAAAGAATATTTTCCACTCTCATATAGTTGAACAACAGACAACTTTCCTTCTACTGTCCATTTTTCTTTTTTCTCCATACAAAAAACACCCCACTTATTGCGTCCAATAAGTGGGATGCACTGCTAAGCTGAGGTGACTCAGCGCGAGTCCCATGGATGAATAGCACCAAACTTTCTAGAACCATCCTTTTAAAAACAAAAAACAAACAATTATACGGAACTTTCATTTGCATCTTCGTATAATTGTTTGGTTTTATCCACGGCTGGAATACTTAGGTCCCAACGTCCTCCCATCCTCTTAACTTTTATTAAAAGAATTTTGCTTATAGCCTATTCGTATGGGATAAATCAGCTGTAGATTTAAGCTGTTTTTTTTCAAAATAATCGTCTTTTGTCATACAATAATAGACACTTGTAATTAACCGATTGTTAAAAAGCTTATAACGGTCCGTTTTCTGAAATTTATAGCGAAAACCACACTTTTCATTTACTCGTTTTGACTTTGTATTAAAGTCAAAATGTCCACACCATATTAAATCCAAATGCAAATGTTCAAAACCATATTTTAAAAGATGATTTACCGCTTCAGGAACAATCCCTCTTCCCCAATATTTTGGATGGAGAGCAAAACCAACTTCTCGTTGCGCTAGATGGGATTGCTTAACATCTGGTGTCCGCTTATGAAAACCAATGCTTCCAATTACTTTGTTTTCCTCTT
Proteins encoded:
- a CDS encoding GNAT family N-acetyltransferase yields the protein MDRFETERLLLRGWQESDYKDLYEYAQREEVGPFAGWSPHKSEQESKEVIRYFLQNKNSYAIVWKEENKVIGSIGFHKRTPDVKQSHLAQREVGFALHPKYWGRGIVPEAVNHLLKYGFEHLHLDLIWCGHFDFNTKSKRVNEKCGFRYKFQKTDRYKLFNNRLITSVYYCMTKDDYFEKKQLKSTADLSHTNRL